In one Nicotiana tomentosiformis chromosome 6, ASM39032v3, whole genome shotgun sequence genomic region, the following are encoded:
- the LOC138891379 gene encoding uncharacterized protein: MAITTRRGKVLQGENEQIVGVDDLEQEVEAQVEVLIVIEVEKLPKGVKVQEENHEKEKVKESPKALAQIPRPSPPFPQRLARRVDDRKFEKFYDILKQLSVNIPFVEAFQEMSSFAKYLKDLITKKTTTKNEVVNVTHRVSSIIATTTVEKKEDPGAFTIPCTIGLRDFARALCDNGASINLMPLAIYNQARLSMPRPTSIRLQMANRSIKRSVGIIDDVLVKVGKFLLPADFVILDCVVDKEIPIILGRPFLATGRALMDSERNEIKF; the protein is encoded by the coding sequence ATGGCAATCACCACGCGAAGAGGGAAGGTACTTCAAGGAGAAAACGAACAAATTGTTGGAGTAGATGATCTTGAGCAAGAAGTTGAAGCACAAGTTGAAGTGCTGATTGTTATTGAAGTTGAAAAGCTCCCAAAAGGAGTAAAAGTCCAAGAAGAAAATCATGAAAAGGAAAAGGTGAAAGAGTCACCAAAAGCTCTAGCACAAATTCCTAGACCTTCCCCTCCGTTCCCTCAAAGACTTGCTAGGAGGGTTGATGATAGGAAATTCGAGAAATTTTATGACATTCTCAAGCAATTGTCGGTGAACATACCATTTGTGGAAGCCTTTCAAGAGATGTCGAGTTTTGCTAAATACTTAAAGGACTTGATAACAAAGAAAACAACCACCAAGAATGAAGTGGTGAATGTTACTCACCGGGTTAGCTCCATTATTGCAACAACCACCGTTGAAAAGAAAGAAGACCCGGGAGCATTCACCATCCCATGCACTATTGGCTTGCGAGATTTTGCAAGGGCTCTTTGTGACAATGGTGCTAGCATTAACTTGATGCCTCTTGCCATTTACAATCAAGCGAGGTTAAGCATGCCGAGACCTACAAGCATAAGATTGCAAATGGCCAATCGTTCAATCAAAAGATCAGTGGGAATTATTGATGATGTCCTAGTGAAAGTGGGAAAGTTTCTCCTTCCGGCCGATTTTGTGATCCTTGACTGTGTCGTTGACAAAGAAATCCCTATCATCTTGGGGAGGCCATTCCTTGCTACCGGAAGAGCACTTATGGATTCGGAACGAAATGAAATCAAGTTCTGA